Proteins encoded within one genomic window of Granulicella pectinivorans:
- a CDS encoding MerR family transcriptional regulator, whose protein sequence is MGQKQPIRQATQGSEIPDKLYFRIGDVAKLCEVPAYVLRFWESEFPQLKPNKGGTGQRLYRRRDVEMALKIKKLLYEEGYTIPGARQLLKVEPRGGSAAPQLALAIESAPGGVSVPARDTKRMEKLRKELEELHALLSRPVAAVAPAPVQTIRAPRVRTLSIAPVTPSVPLAPTLGLFDLYPELDLLDTSRDS, encoded by the coding sequence ATGGGGCAAAAACAGCCAATCCGTCAGGCGACGCAAGGCTCCGAGATTCCGGACAAGCTGTATTTCCGTATCGGGGACGTCGCGAAGCTGTGCGAGGTTCCGGCCTACGTGCTGCGTTTCTGGGAGAGTGAGTTTCCGCAACTGAAGCCCAACAAGGGCGGTACGGGGCAGAGACTCTATCGCCGTCGCGATGTCGAGATGGCACTGAAGATCAAGAAGCTGCTGTACGAAGAGGGCTACACCATTCCCGGGGCGAGGCAGTTGTTGAAGGTCGAGCCACGGGGAGGCTCTGCGGCGCCGCAACTTGCCCTGGCAATCGAGTCAGCTCCGGGTGGAGTTTCTGTTCCTGCAAGAGACACGAAGCGGATGGAGAAGCTGCGCAAAGAGCTGGAAGAGCTGCATGCGCTCTTGTCCCGGCCGGTTGCGGCGGTGGCACCCGCCCCTGTGCAGACGATTCGCGCTCCGCGGGTGCGTACGCTCTCGATCGCTCCGGTCACTCCGTCTGTCCCGCTTGCACCAACTCTGGGGCTGTTCGATCTTTATCCTGAATTGGATCTTCTGGATACGTCTCGGGACAGCTAG
- a CDS encoding flavin monoamine oxidase family protein, which translates to MAFTRRDFLTRVGQAGGYSAAFATMQSLGLMPMKAMAAEPIRAESGAGAGTKVVVAGGGIGGLVTAYELKKLGYNVTLLEARTRPGGRNWSAKGGDVVEFVDGTKQNVTWSPGLYQNMGPARLPSVHGTILGYCRELKVPLEVEVNTSRSTMLQNDKVNGGKAYVQRQALNDTRGHVSELLSKAVAGGALDQDLSKEDKQRMVEFLKVYGPLDKTGSYKGSDRSAIKQYPGAGAQDMIVDNDPIPMHTLLDANFWGGILYEEAWDWQATMMQPVGGMAQIPYAFAKALGPVVVYDAPVTEILKSGNGVKVSYTKGGVTHHIDADYCVCAMPLTILNKIKADLDPAHKATVERCAKSYRGSYKIPWEAPRFWEKKYNIYGGLSFLSQGPSPIWYPSANLMSDTGIIVSGYMDESNDGFAALTLEEKFAKSRASVEKLHPGHGAELTKPVFCGWKHIKWNEGSWIGTIPAADYDTITTPDGPIYFAGDHASHVVGWQEGAAASARRAVQMISDKVKAARLAGHANTTINA; encoded by the coding sequence ATGGCATTTACCAGGCGCGATTTCCTGACGCGCGTAGGGCAGGCTGGTGGTTACAGCGCTGCGTTCGCCACCATGCAGTCTCTGGGGCTGATGCCCATGAAGGCGATGGCGGCGGAACCGATTCGGGCTGAGTCCGGTGCGGGCGCGGGGACAAAGGTCGTAGTGGCCGGCGGCGGAATTGGCGGTCTGGTAACGGCATACGAGCTTAAGAAGCTCGGCTATAACGTGACGCTACTCGAAGCGCGGACGCGTCCTGGCGGAAGGAACTGGAGCGCCAAGGGTGGAGATGTCGTCGAGTTCGTCGACGGCACGAAGCAGAATGTCACCTGGAGCCCTGGGCTCTATCAGAACATGGGACCGGCGCGTCTCCCTTCGGTACATGGGACGATTCTGGGGTATTGTCGTGAGCTCAAAGTTCCACTCGAGGTCGAGGTCAATACGTCGCGTTCGACGATGCTGCAGAACGACAAGGTGAATGGTGGCAAGGCATACGTGCAGAGGCAGGCGCTGAACGATACGCGCGGCCATGTGAGCGAGCTCTTGTCGAAGGCTGTTGCGGGTGGCGCGCTGGACCAGGACCTCTCCAAGGAAGACAAGCAGAGGATGGTCGAGTTCCTGAAGGTCTATGGGCCTCTCGACAAGACGGGTTCATACAAGGGTTCGGACCGCTCGGCGATCAAGCAGTATCCGGGTGCCGGCGCGCAGGACATGATCGTGGATAACGACCCGATCCCCATGCATACGCTGCTGGATGCGAACTTCTGGGGCGGCATTCTGTACGAAGAGGCATGGGATTGGCAGGCCACCATGATGCAGCCGGTTGGCGGCATGGCCCAGATTCCGTATGCGTTTGCGAAGGCACTGGGACCTGTCGTCGTGTACGACGCTCCCGTGACGGAGATTCTCAAGAGCGGCAATGGCGTCAAGGTGAGCTATACGAAGGGTGGCGTAACGCACCATATCGACGCGGACTACTGCGTGTGCGCGATGCCTCTGACGATCCTGAACAAGATCAAGGCAGACCTGGATCCGGCACACAAAGCGACGGTCGAGCGTTGCGCGAAGTCGTATCGCGGGTCGTACAAGATCCCATGGGAAGCACCGCGCTTCTGGGAGAAGAAGTACAACATCTACGGCGGACTGTCGTTCCTGTCGCAGGGGCCGAGCCCGATCTGGTATCCATCGGCCAATCTCATGTCGGACACTGGCATCATCGTGTCGGGATATATGGATGAATCGAACGATGGGTTCGCGGCGCTGACGCTCGAAGAGAAGTTTGCCAAGTCGCGGGCGTCGGTCGAGAAGCTGCACCCTGGCCACGGCGCGGAACTGACGAAGCCGGTCTTCTGCGGATGGAAGCACATCAAGTGGAACGAGGGCTCCTGGATCGGTACGATTCCCGCAGCCGACTACGACACGATCACAACTCCGGACGGCCCCATTTACTTTGCAGGCGACCATGCAAGCCATGTGGTGGGCTGGCAGGAGGGCGCGGCAGCCAGCGCGCGGCGTGCGGTACAGATGATCTCCGACAAGGTGAAGGCGGCACGTCTGGCCGGTCACGCAAACACGACAATCAA
- a CDS encoding DUF6600 domain-containing protein — MNVLRGFALHRFALVAVVLMGGTTAVARAQDQQPMPQDQQQGQAQDPPDRIARVSFLQGDVSLQPASPNGDAAFAAAEINYTLSVGDRFYTGQNGMGELESDNLALRLGGLTDVTLQSFSQDYVQLGLAQGSMRVRSYSIGQPGSLEIDTSNGAFTVLQAGDVRVSSYPGFGQRPDTTIVTVNAGRVQAVSNGVNTVVESGQVLRIDSTGQDGQAQAQFVQMLPMDTLDQFDQQRDEQRAAAAAEIRDQYVNPGMVGYDDLQTYGDWAPSPDYGQVWYPRAIDAGWSPYHNGHWAYIAPWGYTWVEAEPWGFAPFHYGRWAQFGGRWGWVPGPPVVRPIYSPALVAFVGGGGFSLSVRVGGGGGVAAWFPLGPREPFVPWYRASPGYVNRVNVSNIYNRNTVEVRNVYVNRTTNVYGNNTTNVYVNRDRGMVAVPQQAFVQGRQVRSVQLRVDPRQIQQAQVMTRPPEMGGRPQPAQGLAPARAVPQQQARPHFQGRFQGQGSSQGPGRFQGQGGQRFGQQPVQTPQQPSQTQQPSQTQQPSRPQPAQGRPVGQSQPPVPGGVLQTPTPARIPGGMRPQNPGNSNPDLPPNPVQRPTPQQQPGRTQDGQDLNAPVGGGRNMRQADPGMIRPGTPAAPTQQPQRPTQDQRPQQDRRQEQPQRPVTPVPTPAPAQQQVRPQPAPAAPQPQVRPPQAAAPQPQRQPGPQRQQPPPRPVEHHEEPK, encoded by the coding sequence ATGAACGTTCTTAGAGGGTTTGCTTTGCATCGGTTTGCGCTGGTCGCGGTGGTTTTGATGGGTGGAACGACGGCGGTAGCACGGGCGCAGGATCAGCAGCCGATGCCGCAAGACCAGCAGCAGGGACAGGCGCAAGATCCACCCGACCGCATCGCGCGTGTTTCGTTCCTCCAGGGGGACGTGTCGCTGCAACCGGCCTCACCGAACGGGGACGCAGCGTTTGCGGCGGCGGAGATCAACTACACATTGAGCGTAGGAGATCGCTTCTACACCGGGCAGAACGGTATGGGAGAGCTGGAAAGCGACAACCTGGCGCTGAGGCTTGGCGGCCTTACGGATGTGACGCTCCAGAGCTTTTCGCAGGACTATGTGCAGTTGGGGCTGGCGCAGGGCAGCATGCGGGTGCGGAGTTACTCGATCGGCCAGCCCGGGTCGCTTGAGATCGATACGTCCAATGGGGCGTTTACCGTGCTGCAGGCCGGCGACGTGCGCGTCAGCAGCTATCCCGGATTTGGGCAGAGGCCGGACACCACGATCGTCACGGTGAATGCAGGCCGGGTCCAGGCCGTTTCGAACGGCGTGAATACGGTCGTGGAGTCCGGGCAGGTACTGCGGATCGACAGCACCGGTCAGGACGGACAGGCACAGGCGCAGTTCGTGCAGATGCTGCCGATGGATACCCTCGACCAGTTCGACCAGCAGAGGGATGAGCAGAGAGCGGCGGCCGCGGCTGAGATTCGCGATCAGTATGTGAATCCGGGCATGGTCGGGTACGACGATCTGCAGACCTATGGGGACTGGGCGCCTTCGCCCGACTACGGGCAGGTCTGGTACCCGCGGGCGATCGATGCGGGTTGGTCGCCGTACCACAATGGGCATTGGGCTTACATCGCTCCGTGGGGATACACCTGGGTCGAGGCGGAACCCTGGGGCTTCGCGCCGTTCCACTATGGGAGGTGGGCTCAGTTTGGCGGTCGTTGGGGTTGGGTCCCCGGACCGCCGGTCGTAAGACCGATCTACTCGCCGGCACTGGTTGCGTTTGTGGGCGGCGGCGGGTTCTCGCTCTCGGTACGGGTGGGCGGCGGCGGAGGGGTTGCCGCATGGTTCCCGCTGGGACCCCGCGAGCCGTTTGTGCCCTGGTACAGAGCCAGCCCGGGGTATGTGAACCGGGTCAATGTCTCGAATATCTACAACCGCAACACGGTTGAGGTGCGAAACGTGTACGTGAACAGGACGACCAATGTTTATGGGAACAACACGACCAATGTGTATGTGAATCGCGACCGGGGCATGGTGGCGGTGCCGCAGCAGGCGTTTGTGCAGGGCCGCCAGGTGCGCAGCGTGCAGTTGCGCGTGGATCCGCGGCAGATACAGCAGGCCCAGGTAATGACGCGTCCTCCGGAGATGGGAGGCAGGCCGCAGCCGGCGCAGGGTCTTGCTCCTGCCAGAGCCGTGCCGCAGCAGCAGGCCAGACCGCACTTCCAGGGACGCTTCCAGGGGCAGGGCTCCAGTCAGGGGCCGGGGCGGTTTCAGGGTCAGGGTGGACAGCGGTTTGGGCAGCAGCCAGTCCAGACCCCGCAGCAGCCCAGTCAGACGCAGCAGCCCAGTCAGACGCAACAGCCCAGTCGGCCGCAGCCGGCGCAGGGACGCCCCGTCGGTCAGTCTCAGCCTCCGGTTCCGGGCGGCGTGTTGCAGACGCCTACACCGGCGAGAATTCCAGGCGGGATGAGGCCGCAGAACCCGGGGAACAGCAATCCGGATCTGCCTCCGAACCCGGTGCAGCGGCCGACGCCCCAGCAGCAGCCAGGCCGGACGCAGGATGGACAGGACCTCAACGCACCCGTGGGCGGCGGACGGAACATGAGGCAGGCTGATCCGGGCATGATCCGTCCTGGAACTCCTGCCGCGCCCACGCAGCAGCCGCAGCGGCCCACGCAGGACCAGAGGCCGCAGCAGGACCGCCGTCAGGAGCAGCCTCAGAGGCCGGTGACGCCTGTGCCCACGCCCGCTCCGGCGCAACAGCAGGTGAGGCCGCAACCCGCCCCGGCTGCTCCACAGCCGCAGGTTCGGCCTCCGCAGGCGGCGGCTCCGCAACCGCAGAGACAGCCCGGCCCGCAGCGGCAGCAGCCTCCGCCAAGACCGGTTGAACATCACGAAGAGCCCAAGTGA
- a CDS encoding zinc ribbon domain-containing protein — protein MPSFCHRCHGELPPVTSDATFCPHCGAPQLRVIEENVVALPATPIPSTTGAAPPPSPGGLHWNTIVALAAIVAGVATVMMAIVFLLPGAFPIAWLWTVSGAVIVLGLYQRRHPETPLNAGLGARVGIVYGLLAISSLAILTAVSGVVARYGLHHMGPVDTWLTSTMHQAMEQQLQQLQSSGKASDPALSPDQMRAFFYSPEVRAGLSLAMLSVSALFLVGFSALGGAIGGILRTRRR, from the coding sequence ATGCCTAGCTTCTGCCACCGCTGTCACGGAGAGCTTCCACCCGTCACCTCCGATGCCACGTTCTGCCCCCACTGCGGCGCTCCACAGCTACGCGTCATCGAAGAAAACGTCGTTGCCCTGCCGGCAACCCCCATCCCATCGACCACCGGAGCCGCTCCTCCGCCCTCCCCCGGCGGACTCCACTGGAACACCATCGTCGCGCTCGCCGCCATCGTGGCCGGTGTGGCGACCGTCATGATGGCCATCGTCTTCCTGCTCCCCGGCGCCTTTCCGATCGCCTGGCTCTGGACCGTCTCCGGAGCCGTCATCGTCCTCGGCCTCTACCAGCGGCGGCACCCCGAAACCCCGCTCAACGCCGGTCTGGGAGCGCGTGTCGGCATCGTCTACGGCCTGCTTGCCATCTCGTCGCTGGCCATCCTCACTGCTGTCTCGGGCGTCGTCGCGCGCTATGGCCTGCACCACATGGGCCCTGTCGACACATGGCTTACCAGCACCATGCACCAGGCCATGGAACAGCAGCTCCAGCAGCTTCAATCCTCGGGTAAGGCCTCTGACCCGGCGCTCTCGCCGGACCAGATGCGCGCCTTCTTCTACTCGCCTGAGGTCCGCGCCGGCCTCTCCCTTGCCATGCTCTCGGTCTCCGCCCTCTTCCTCGTCGGCTTCTCGGCTCTTGGAGGAGCCATCGGCGGCATCCTCCGCACACGCCGCCGCTAA